TTGGGTCCTTTTGCCGAAACAAAAGGACCTCGGCTGCCGGGCCGACACCCGGCATTCAATTCACAATTACCCAATTCGTACAATTCTTGTTAGGCTGTGCGACAGAAGTCGTTTTGCTCTTGTGCCCTCTTTAAGTATGATCTGAAAAATGGGCTGAGTTGTGAGAAATTAAAGTGAATGGAGCATAATCGTGGCTGATCAATTCCCGGAACTGAGTAATGAGTTGCGCCAATTTATCGGCGCCCAAAAAGTGTTTTTTGTCGCGACGGCTGCCCCCGACGGGAGAATCAATCTCTCACCGAAGGGCCAGGATTCCCTACGTGTGCTCAATCCTCACGAGATTCTCTGGATGAATTTAACCGGGAGCGGGAACGAAACGGCAGCCCATCTTTTGGAATCCGATCGAATGACGATGATGTGGTGCGCTTTTGAAGGGCCGCCACGAATTCTTCGGGTCTATGGCACCGCACAAGTCTTTCATCCGAGGGATGCTCGTTGGGCGGAGTGTTCGACTCAATTGCCTTCTACCACAGCGACGCGGCAGTACTTCCTGGTGTCTATCGATCGTGTGCAAACTTCCTGCGGTCATGCCGTGCCTTTCATGAACTACGTGGAAGACCGCCATGTCCTTTCGACGTGGGCGGAGAAAAAGGGCGATAAGGGTATCTCAGAATACTGGCAAAAAAAGAACCGGCTCAGTATCGACGGGAAGCCGACAGGGATTCTTGGTTCTGAGAGTGATTGAGAGGATGATGAATTCCGCAAGCAAGGATGAAGGATGAGTGAGGGTTTGCTCTATTATTTTGCCTATGGTTCGAACCTCCACCCTGTGCGGTTGCGGGAACGCGTGCCTTCTGCCGAGTTGCTGGATGTGGTTGAGTTGAGACGCTATCGACTGGCTTTTCAGAAAAGGGGTCAGGATGGATCGAGTAAGTGCAACCTGGTCCGCACGGGAGAAGCATCTGATGAAGTATATGGGGGCATCTATCACATAGATTCAGCCCATAAACCCATACTTGACCGTTTCGAAGGCAAGGGAAAAGGTTATCACGATAGTCAACTCCCGGTAGACCTTCA
This region of Nitrospira sp. MA-1 genomic DNA includes:
- a CDS encoding pyridoxamine 5'-phosphate oxidase family protein, translated to MADQFPELSNELRQFIGAQKVFFVATAAPDGRINLSPKGQDSLRVLNPHEILWMNLTGSGNETAAHLLESDRMTMMWCAFEGPPRILRVYGTAQVFHPRDARWAECSTQLPSTTATRQYFLVSIDRVQTSCGHAVPFMNYVEDRHVLSTWAEKKGDKGISEYWQKKNRLSIDGKPTGILGSESD
- a CDS encoding gamma-glutamylcyclotransferase; amino-acid sequence: MSEGLLYYFAYGSNLHPVRLRERVPSAELLDVVELRRYRLAFQKRGQDGSSKCNLVRTGEASDEVYGGIYHIDSAHKPILDRFEGKGKGYHDSQLPVDLHGKEYACLTYLAQPSYIEHNLKPYHWYKTLVVLGAKHLRFPDAYVRSIESIESVEDPDEESRIQHQRLIERIRQYSTS